A genomic segment from Demequina lutea encodes:
- a CDS encoding helix-turn-helix domain-containing protein, translating to MTPSASGIPELFYGVPGRPGPAGHVVTIGELASIVQVHPNTVRNWIDKGDLPAFKTGTTWKIVTDKAIAFLEAQSNRSASAPDDHAADE from the coding sequence ATGACACCGAGCGCCAGCGGCATCCCCGAACTGTTCTACGGCGTGCCGGGGCGCCCCGGCCCTGCTGGGCATGTCGTCACCATTGGTGAACTGGCGAGCATCGTCCAGGTTCACCCCAATACCGTTCGCAACTGGATCGACAAGGGCGACCTGCCCGCGTTCAAGACCGGCACCACCTGGAAGATCGTCACGGACAAGGCCATCGCCTTTCTCGAGGCGCAATCGAACAGGTCGGCTAGCGCCCCGGACGATCACGCCGCTGACGAGTAG
- a CDS encoding MinD/ParA family ATP-binding protein, with protein sequence MSDMFDGADRVETYQEPTGSRIDRKALQAEFAATTPPPRKPARKLLNKKAWEMYEADLEKWKRDVRDARLRDSPWPRAMNVLVTNKKGSSGKTPTTLCTAGALASILGGGVAVFEAADTVGTLLSRAEGTATKGLAEMLRNADQLNSRAAVESYGLKQGSGAMVYGSVARRRPWSGADVDTMREILDMQFLVTIADSANNEMSAAFGAALQGADVLVIPTAMSFDSVSAVIETLDFIDNKDKSGLIPYRPDLWDRTIVVVSPDGRVEDPEVSAKVVEVLRKQGITVVRVPYDDHLAEGRTISWNLLSDESRLAWSEVAHLVGEKLHLAITTN encoded by the coding sequence ATGTCAGACATGTTCGACGGGGCCGATCGGGTGGAGACCTACCAAGAGCCAACCGGGTCGCGCATTGACCGCAAGGCACTGCAAGCGGAGTTTGCCGCCACCACACCGCCACCCAGGAAGCCTGCTCGCAAACTGCTCAACAAGAAGGCTTGGGAGATGTACGAGGCGGACCTCGAGAAGTGGAAGCGCGATGTGCGCGATGCGCGGCTACGCGACAGCCCGTGGCCGCGAGCAATGAACGTGTTAGTCACCAACAAGAAGGGCAGTTCCGGCAAGACGCCGACCACGCTGTGCACGGCGGGAGCGTTGGCGAGCATCCTCGGCGGGGGAGTGGCAGTGTTTGAGGCTGCCGATACCGTGGGCACGCTCTTGTCGCGAGCCGAGGGCACGGCCACCAAGGGCCTAGCGGAGATGCTTCGCAATGCGGATCAGCTCAACTCGCGCGCAGCAGTGGAGTCGTACGGCCTCAAGCAAGGTAGCGGCGCGATGGTGTACGGCTCAGTGGCGCGTCGACGCCCGTGGTCCGGCGCTGACGTTGACACCATGCGCGAGATCCTCGACATGCAGTTCTTGGTAACGATCGCCGACTCGGCCAACAACGAAATGTCGGCCGCGTTCGGCGCCGCACTCCAAGGCGCGGACGTCCTCGTGATCCCCACCGCCATGAGTTTTGACTCCGTATCAGCGGTCATCGAGACGCTGGACTTCATTGACAACAAGGACAAAAGCGGCCTCATCCCTTACCGGCCCGACCTGTGGGACCGAACCATCGTCGTGGTGAGCCCCGACGGGCGTGTAGAAGATCCCGAGGTGTCTGCCAAAGTCGTCGAGGTCCTCAGGAAGCAAGGCATCACCGTCGTGAGAGTGCCCTACGACGACCACCTGGCCGAAGGCCGCACGATCAGCTGGAACTTGCTGTCAGACGAGTCACGCCTTGCATGGAGCGAAGTCGCGCACCTCGTAGGCGAGAAACTTCACCTCGCTATCACCACCAACTAG